In Thermomicrobiales bacterium, one genomic interval encodes:
- a CDS encoding restriction endonuclease, with amino-acid sequence RDFILKTLEQELKGHPLAQFVGHLLNTMGYRTRVSDPGPDRGIDIIAHRDELGFEPPIIKVQVKSSPGSSGNPEVASLYGNIASDEFGLFVTLGTFTTAARNFAAGKSNLRLIDGNALVDLVLVHYDQFDSRYKGILPLKRVYIPASLKED; translated from the coding sequence TCGCGACTTCATCCTCAAGACTCTGGAGCAGGAACTGAAGGGCCATCCGCTGGCGCAGTTCGTCGGCCATCTCCTCAACACCATGGGCTATCGCACTCGCGTGTCTGATCCTGGGCCGGATCGCGGCATCGACATCATCGCCCATCGCGACGAGCTTGGCTTCGAGCCACCGATCATCAAGGTGCAAGTCAAAAGCAGCCCAGGGAGTTCCGGGAACCCAGAGGTTGCGTCGCTATATGGCAACATCGCCAGCGACGAGTTCGGCCTCTTCGTCACCTTAGGAACATTCACGACGGCAGCCCGCAACTTCGCAGCCGGCAAGAGCAATCTGCGGCTGATCGACGGCAACGCGCTGGTAGATCTCGTGCTCGTCCACTATGACCAGTTCGACTCACGCTACAAGGGCATTTTGCCGCTAAAGCGCGTCTATATCCCGGCATCGCTCAAGGAGGACTAG
- a CDS encoding CoA transferase, translating into MATGRGEAGSPLSGITVLAFEQAVAAPFASRQLADLGARVIKIERPGVGDFARGYDRTVHGMSSYFVWGNRGKESLTVDLKHPDGRAIVEALLERADVVVQNLAPGAMERLGWGGEALLERYPRLIFCGISGYGNSGPYRDRKAYDLLIQAEAGVLSITGTPETPSKVGISVADIAGGMYAHAGIMTALFNRERTGNGAVLDVALLDALLEWMGYPLLYTMYGGVAMGRAGASHPAIAPYGPYPAGDGKLVLFGIQNEREWVRFCADVLGGAIDSSDARFATNSERVTNRVELDVAIHAAFATLTADEVVARLDAAGIANARANDVADLAEHPQVVARDRWQEIGSSVGPLRAMLPPVDDSTISYTLGDVPDLGAHTDAILREIGYDDNRIASLHQAGVV; encoded by the coding sequence ATGGCGACAGGACGCGGGGAGGCCGGGTCGCCACTCTCCGGCATCACTGTCCTCGCGTTCGAGCAGGCGGTGGCTGCGCCGTTTGCATCGCGGCAGTTGGCTGATCTCGGGGCGCGGGTGATCAAGATTGAGCGGCCGGGGGTGGGCGACTTTGCGCGCGGCTACGACCGGACGGTGCATGGGATGTCCAGCTACTTCGTCTGGGGCAATCGCGGCAAGGAGTCGCTGACGGTCGATCTGAAGCACCCCGATGGTCGCGCAATCGTCGAGGCGTTGCTGGAGCGCGCCGACGTCGTCGTCCAGAACCTCGCGCCGGGCGCGATGGAGCGGCTGGGCTGGGGCGGCGAGGCGCTGCTGGAGCGCTACCCGCGGCTGATCTTCTGCGGCATCTCCGGCTACGGCAACAGCGGGCCGTATCGCGATCGCAAGGCGTACGACCTGCTGATCCAGGCCGAGGCCGGCGTGCTCTCGATCACCGGCACGCCCGAGACGCCCTCGAAGGTTGGCATCTCGGTAGCCGATATTGCCGGTGGCATGTACGCGCACGCCGGCATCATGACCGCCCTGTTCAACCGCGAACGCACCGGTAACGGCGCTGTACTGGATGTCGCGCTGCTCGACGCACTGCTGGAGTGGATGGGCTATCCGCTGCTTTACACGATGTACGGTGGCGTCGCGATGGGTCGCGCTGGTGCGAGTCACCCGGCAATTGCGCCGTACGGACCCTATCCGGCCGGCGACGGCAAGCTCGTCCTGTTCGGCATTCAGAATGAGCGTGAGTGGGTGCGTTTCTGCGCCGACGTTCTGGGGGGCGCGATTGATTCGAGCGATGCGCGCTTCGCGACGAATTCGGAGCGGGTGACCAATCGGGTCGAGCTTGACGTGGCTATTCATGCAGCCTTTGCGACGCTGACTGCTGATGAGGTGGTCGCGCGGCTCGATGCGGCCGGGATCGCGAACGCCCGCGCGAACGATGTGGCGGACCTCGCCGAGCATCCGCAGGTTGTGGCGCGGGACCGCTGGCAGGAGATCGGCAGCTCGGTCGGACCGCTGCGGGCAATGCTGCCGCCGGTCGATGACAGCACAATCAGCTACACGCTCGGCGATGTGCCCGATCTTGGCGCGCACACCGACGCGATCCTGCGTGAGATTGGCTACGACGATAACCGGATTGCGAGCCTCCATCAGGCGGGAGTCGTGTGA
- a CDS encoding nuclear transport factor 2 family protein, with translation MAENRRTVGRYMDGFRKNDHEQILSCLTDDITWTVFGAFRLTGKEAYDAAIEGPGFIPPPTLDVVRMVEQDDVIMAEMTGSVRRDTGEVMRMTMAEVFVMRDAKIAERRAWVIELKEDDVR, from the coding sequence ATGGCGGAGAATCGTCGTACCGTCGGGCGCTACATGGATGGCTTCCGCAAGAACGACCACGAACAGATCCTGTCCTGCCTCACCGATGACATCACCTGGACCGTCTTCGGCGCGTTTCGCCTGACCGGCAAAGAAGCGTACGACGCGGCGATTGAAGGGCCGGGATTCATCCCGCCACCGACGCTCGATGTCGTGCGCATGGTTGAGCAGGACGACGTCATCATGGCCGAGATGACCGGCTCGGTGCGGCGCGACACCGGCGAGGTGATGCGGATGACGATGGCCGAAGTCTTCGTGATGCGCGACGCGAAAATCGCCGAACGCCGCGCCTGGGTGATCGAGCTGAAGGAAGACGACGTTCGCTAG
- a CDS encoding MaoC family dehydratase codes for MAVKPGWSGRFYEDFEVGDVYEHPLGRTVTTTDNIWFTLLTQNTAPIHFDHHYAAQTEFGKPLVDSTFTLALVTGQSVTDISQNVFANLGWDSVRLPNPVFEGDTIYSQSEVLSMRESRSRPNIGIVTVKTTGFNQDGVVVIDFNRTLMVFKRGHGPQIARLRPEGER; via the coding sequence ATGGCGGTCAAGCCCGGCTGGAGTGGGCGGTTCTATGAGGATTTCGAGGTCGGTGATGTTTACGAGCATCCGCTCGGACGGACAGTGACGACGACCGACAACATCTGGTTCACATTGCTGACCCAGAACACTGCGCCGATCCACTTCGACCATCACTACGCAGCGCAGACCGAGTTCGGCAAGCCGCTGGTCGACTCGACCTTTACGCTGGCGCTTGTCACCGGCCAGAGCGTCACCGACATCTCGCAGAACGTCTTCGCCAACCTCGGCTGGGATTCAGTGCGATTGCCGAATCCGGTCTTCGAGGGCGACACGATCTACTCGCAGTCGGAAGTCCTGTCGATGCGCGAGTCGCGCTCGCGGCCGAACATCGGCATCGTCACGGTGAAGACGACCGGCTTCAATCAGGATGGCGTCGTCGTGATCGACTTCAACCGCACGCTGATGGTCTTCAAGCGCGGCCACGGCCCGCAAATCGCGCGCCTGCGGCCGGAGGGCGAGCGATGA
- a CDS encoding MmgE/PrpD family protein, protein MTATQIGTTQALAAFTAGLHFDDLPAEVVRRTEDLFLDWLASVLAGRDAHPVQALSHFAAQMGPSSGPSELLPSRGRTSPLFAALVNGAASHVVEQDDVHNGSVFHPGAVVFSPVLAMAQQTGASGREFIVAAVAGYEAGIRIGEFLGRSHYTIFHTTGTAGTVAAAASVARLLNLDAEQTLHAFGSAGTQAAGLWEFLRDAADSKQLHTAKASADGLLAACIARDGFTGARHILEGPQGMAAGMSSDADASKLTDGLGTRWALMETSFKYHASCRHTHPAADALLQLLRDEGLAAGDVRSVRARVHQGAIDVLGPVTDPQTIHQSKFSMGFVLAVAAVRGRAGVTDFTDEALSDPTIRAFHDRVEMALDSEIDAAYPRQWIGLVEVETIDGRHLVSRVEVPKGDPGNPLTRAELEDKARLLAGYAHGASADEIDAIIARVWRLSDEPDVRDWLPPA, encoded by the coding sequence ATGACGGCGACGCAGATCGGCACGACCCAGGCGCTGGCGGCCTTCACCGCCGGACTTCACTTCGACGATCTTCCGGCTGAGGTCGTGCGGCGCACCGAGGATCTGTTCCTCGACTGGCTGGCATCGGTGCTGGCCGGTCGCGACGCCCATCCGGTGCAGGCACTCTCGCACTTCGCCGCGCAGATGGGACCGTCGAGCGGCCCGAGCGAGCTGCTGCCGTCACGCGGGCGCACGTCACCGCTCTTCGCCGCGCTGGTGAATGGCGCGGCGTCGCACGTCGTCGAGCAGGACGATGTCCACAACGGCTCGGTCTTTCACCCCGGCGCGGTCGTCTTCTCGCCGGTGCTGGCCATGGCGCAGCAGACCGGCGCGAGCGGCCGCGAATTCATCGTCGCCGCGGTGGCCGGATACGAGGCCGGGATCCGCATCGGTGAGTTCCTCGGTCGCTCGCACTACACGATCTTCCACACGACCGGCACAGCCGGGACGGTGGCGGCTGCAGCGAGCGTTGCCCGGCTGCTCAATCTCGACGCTGAGCAGACGCTGCACGCGTTCGGCTCGGCTGGAACACAGGCGGCCGGGCTGTGGGAGTTTCTCCGCGATGCGGCAGATTCCAAGCAGCTGCACACGGCCAAGGCGTCCGCCGATGGGCTGCTGGCCGCCTGCATCGCCCGTGATGGCTTTACCGGCGCGCGGCACATCCTCGAAGGGCCGCAGGGCATGGCGGCCGGCATGTCGTCCGACGCCGACGCGAGCAAGCTGACCGACGGGCTGGGGACGCGCTGGGCGCTGATGGAGACGTCGTTCAAGTACCACGCATCCTGCCGCCACACGCACCCGGCTGCCGATGCGCTGCTCCAGCTGCTCCGTGACGAGGGGCTGGCGGCTGGCGATGTCCGCAGCGTGCGCGCGCGCGTGCATCAGGGAGCGATCGATGTGCTTGGGCCGGTGACCGACCCGCAAACCATCCACCAGTCGAAGTTCTCGATGGGCTTCGTGCTGGCAGTCGCAGCGGTACGCGGTCGCGCCGGTGTCACCGACTTCACCGACGAGGCGTTGTCCGATCCGACGATCCGTGCGTTCCACGACCGCGTCGAGATGGCGCTTGATTCGGAGATCGACGCGGCCTACCCACGGCAGTGGATCGGCCTGGTTGAGGTCGAGACGATCGACGGTCGCCACCTTGTCTCGCGGGTCGAGGTGCCGAAGGGCGATCCGGGCAACCCGCTGACACGCGCCGAGCTTGAGGACAAGGCTCGCCTGCTGGCCGGTTACGCGCACGGCGCATCTGCCGATGAGATTGATGCGATCATCGCTCGTGTCTGGCGGTTGAGCGACGAGCCGGATGTCCGTGACTGGCTGCCGCCGGCATGA
- a CDS encoding M20 family metallopeptidase → MTERDELRKRIVDAIEAHRDEIVEVAEWIRQNPEVGNEEYQASALLSSKLAELGFEVEKPVGGLETAFVAELHGRADGPVVAVLAEYDALLGIGHGCGHNLIAGSGLASAIGLKAVLPEIAGRFRVVGTPAEETTGGKIPLVDNGVFDDVDAALMVHHAGNHTGVPLEYPEGTSLALVGTTVEYFGKPAHAAADPYNGVNALNAVIKLFTGLDALRQHVTMDTRIHGIITNGGEAANVVPPYASAFIEVRAASLVGLEDLVAKFDKVAEGAALMTGCEMKLTRGDTFYDMRPSYVVAGRYLENMQEMGLEIKPRESRRGMGSTDFANVSYKVPSVTGSFAISHEPIPGHSQEVVDASGSEFGYDQFIKVSKAMALTAFDLMTDAEFLAAAKEQLANWDQIAVE, encoded by the coding sequence ATGACCGAACGGGACGAGCTTCGCAAGCGTATTGTGGACGCGATCGAGGCTCACCGCGATGAGATCGTGGAGGTCGCCGAGTGGATTCGGCAGAACCCCGAAGTCGGCAACGAGGAATACCAGGCGTCGGCGCTCCTGTCGTCGAAGCTGGCGGAGCTGGGCTTCGAGGTCGAGAAGCCGGTCGGCGGGCTGGAGACGGCCTTCGTCGCCGAGCTCCACGGACGCGCCGATGGGCCGGTCGTCGCCGTCCTTGCCGAATATGACGCGCTGCTCGGTATCGGGCACGGCTGCGGCCATAACCTGATCGCCGGTAGCGGTCTGGCTTCGGCGATCGGCCTGAAGGCAGTGTTGCCGGAGATTGCCGGCAGGTTCCGCGTCGTCGGCACGCCCGCCGAGGAGACCACCGGCGGCAAGATACCGCTGGTCGATAACGGCGTATTCGACGATGTCGACGCGGCGCTGATGGTCCACCACGCCGGTAACCACACCGGTGTGCCGCTCGAATACCCGGAGGGGACGAGCCTCGCGCTCGTCGGCACGACCGTCGAGTACTTCGGTAAGCCGGCCCACGCGGCAGCCGATCCCTATAACGGCGTCAACGCGCTCAATGCCGTCATCAAGCTGTTCACCGGCCTCGATGCACTGCGCCAGCACGTCACGATGGACACACGCATTCACGGCATCATCACCAACGGCGGCGAGGCGGCGAACGTCGTGCCGCCCTACGCTTCGGCATTCATTGAGGTGCGCGCCGCCTCGCTCGTCGGTCTCGAAGACCTGGTCGCGAAGTTCGACAAGGTGGCCGAGGGCGCGGCGCTGATGACCGGCTGCGAGATGAAGCTGACTCGTGGCGACACGTTCTACGACATGCGCCCGAGCTACGTCGTCGCCGGCCGCTACCTGGAGAACATGCAGGAGATGGGTCTGGAGATCAAGCCGCGTGAGTCACGACGCGGCATGGGCTCGACCGACTTCGCCAACGTCAGCTACAAGGTGCCATCAGTGACCGGCAGCTTTGCGATCAGCCACGAGCCGATCCCCGGCCACTCGCAGGAAGTCGTCGACGCCTCCGGCTCTGAGTTCGGCTACGACCAGTTCATCAAGGTCTCCAAGGCGATGGCGCTGACTGCGTTCGACCTGATGACCGACGCCGAGTTCCTGGCGGCTGCCAAGGAGCAACTGGCGAACTGGGATCAGATCGCGGTGGAGTGA